Part of the Camelus bactrianus isolate YW-2024 breed Bactrian camel chromosome 6, ASM4877302v1, whole genome shotgun sequence genome, tttaatagAGAGAAAGTGTGTTTAGATAAGATTGTTAGACTAAGTGTAAAAAAGAAGTGTCTCTTAGAGATTATAGAAAGGTCTCATGGTTTGTTAAAAGTCACTGCACCATTATGTACATTAAATCTATACATGAAACATGTGCAGTCTTTTTGTATATCAGTTATacctaaataaaaatgtttttacaaaGCCACTGTAACCATTTGGTAAAGGACATTAGACTTGTCCTAGAACTGATGATAAATCTTTCAGGAAAGTCTAGTTTCCCTCATATAGCAATCCCATTTTATCATTCCAACAAGGAAAGCCTTTAAGAAAAGTTACTGCATGTTGAAGTCCAGTGAATTAAGGTTTTAGTAGTCAGCATAGGTATTTAAGCTGGgcaatttcagggaaaaaaaatggcctCTAACTACTCAGAGTGTGGACTAAAAGGACTTAACTGAAAGGACTTAACACATCTTATTTTTCATTAGAACAGGGAAGGATGGAACACCTTTGGCTCATGAATTTTGACTAATTCTCCTTCCAAACAGGACATTTCTCAGGGCAAGTTTCATGTCCTTATTACGAAGACTATAGATCAGGGGATTAAAAAGAGGAGTCATGACTGAATATATCAGTGTGAGGATTTTCTGCATCAAAGTTGAGATGCCATATGTAGGACTCACATACATTACCATGACTGTCCCATAGAAAAGAGATACCACAGCTAAATGAGATCCACAAGTGGAAAAGGCCTTTCTCCGGCCAGCAGCAGAAGGGACCTGAAAAACAGCTCTGAGCAACAGGGTATAGGATTGAAGAATGTACATAATAGTGAAAAAGAGGACAAGGGAACTCTGAGTATAGAAAATAGATTCAGTAATGGGAGCTGGTGCACAGGACAGAGCCATCAGTGGGTCCATATCACACAGGAAGTGATCAGTGATGTTGGGTCCACAGAAGGGGAGTTGGGAGATGAAAAAAATGGGGATTGGGTAGCCAAGGAATCCAATGAGCCAGCAGAGAGACACCAGCATTCTACAGAGCTTCCCAGTCATGATGGTGGAGTAGTGCAGTGGGTGGCAGATGGCCTGGTACCGATCATAAGCCATTACTGCCAAGAAGAGACATTCAGCTGTGCccagggaaaagaagaaatagaactgGAGGAAGCAGCCAGAAAATGAGATGGCCTTGGTTTTGGAGAGAATGTTGGCTAGCATATTAGGAACAGTGGAGGAAACATACCAGATCTCAAGGAAGGCAAAGTTTCCCAGTAGAAAGTACATGGGAGTGTGTAGTTGTGGGTCCCATCTCACTGCACAGATAATGGCTCCATTCCCCAGCAAGGTCAAGGCATAAACCATCACCAacagtgagaagagaaaaatctgtaTCTCCCAGCACCCAGGGAATCCCAGGAGAACAAACTCCGTCACAATGTATGTTGCTGACCTATTCATGGCTCTTAAATCTACAAAGAAGAAAGACATGACTGTAACCCAAGTTGCTTTGCTTCCTGCATGTCTTATGGATTTTATTGAAAGGGAACTTAAACTCTACAGGAAAATGTATGAGATATTTTGAAACCAGTTGGGAATAAATCCCACCTTACTTTGAACTGATTGTGGTTCTAAGTCTCAGGATTACTTTGCTAAAGTCCAGTGCAGCAAGATCTGTATCAGTTAGTACAACCAGTGgtacaaatttttcttttaaattttgatctttAAGAGGACCTTCTCTgattttggtctgtttttctAAAGTTGATTATGGGTCTTTATGCACAAACTCATCCACTTTCTCTTGTTCagcttattttgttaaaaaagtGATGTATATTTTGAGAATAGCTGGTGAGAGGTTGAGCTAAAAATGGCAACAGAACAGAATCAGTTGACTTATACATGGAGATAAAACTTACCTCAGGACACTGGCTTTTCAGAATAGTCTAATCAACTGAATTAATTGTCACAGACATCACTACACTCAAGACTCCAGGCTGTTCCTAATTTCCCTTTAgagattttcttttgaaatatcaGTCTAACCAGCTGAGTGATACCTAAACAATATACACAAGACCCAGTACATcataaatatttgctttaaagAACAAgtgagaatattattttaaaatatccctaTTTTTAAGTTTATGATACTTAGGAACCAGGATTTGGACTAGTCCCCTGTTGGTGGTTTTTCAAAAAGCATGAAAAAGGAAGTTTGAGCATGCGCACTCTAaagttgtccagttttccaatCAATGTTGAATTCAAAAGGTATCTGTTTACTACCTTCACTGAATAAGGTGCTCAATGGATGATTCCCAGACTGTTAtttacaaagcataaataaatcaCTTTCTCTGCTACAGGTCAGGAACTAAGCACAGGCTCACAGATTTACACCAGAAACCAAAGTCATGAGATCTGTGCTGCTTCTCCTCCTTTCTGAAAAAATGAACCATGTTGGATTAACGGGAGTAACAGTTGAGGGCACTCTCCATCATACACTGACAACTTCACACCTCTCTTCATCTTTTCTGCTACCATACCCTGTAAGATTTATTGGCAGCAATGGTATCTTTCCTGTTGCTTTTGGTGAAAGTGTAGATAAGTAATGGGATGATCAAAGGGTGGGAAGCTTAATGGAAAGCTTAATGACTCTGTTAAGTTCTGCATAACTCCACATTCCAAAGCCTCCAAAATTACTCTCTGGGAATAGTTAGGGTATTAGAATGAAATATTCACTATTTTATGCCAGAAACATACTGTTTCTCATGTTTTGGGGATTTATAAATTGTTATATGAGGAAAATCAGAGAAGACCAGCTTTTTCATACACTTCTTTCCAACACAAGAAACCAGCCAACCAATCAGCCAATCAACTCAGCAGTCCACACACTATTTGGAAATAGCTTGATTAAACAGCTTCCTTCCAAATGTCCTTCACTTGGTAAACTGTCTTCTCAGGTAGTCTGAGCGTAGACTATACCACCTTATTACTCCTGGAAGTTGAGATTGCTTCCAGAAAGATGGTTCCTATTAGTCATAAAATCATAG contains:
- the LOC105064683 gene encoding olfactory receptor 11H4 — translated: MSFFFVDLRAMNRSATYIVTEFVLLGFPGCWEIQIFLFSLLVMVYALTLLGNGAIICAVRWDPQLHTPMYFLLGNFAFLEIWYVSSTVPNMLANILSKTKAISFSGCFLQFYFFFSLGTAECLFLAVMAYDRYQAICHPLHYSTIMTGKLCRMLVSLCWLIGFLGYPIPIFFISQLPFCGPNITDHFLCDMDPLMALSCAPAPITESIFYTQSSLVLFFTIMYILQSYTLLLRAVFQVPSAAGRRKAFSTCGSHLAVVSLFYGTVMVMYVSPTYGISTLMQKILTLIYSVMTPLFNPLIYSLRNKDMKLALRNVLFGRRISQNS